A region of the Streptomyces sp. NBC_00442 genome:
TTCACGCATGTGGAGTTCCTGCCGGTGTCGGAGCATCCCTTCGGCGGTTCCTGGGGCTACCAGGTCACCGGCTTCTACGCCCCGACGTCACGGATGGGCACCCCCGACGACTTCCGCTTCCTGGTCGACGCGTTGCACGAGGCGGGCATCGGCGTGATCGTGGACTGGGTGCCCGCGCACTTCCCGAAGGACGACTGGGCGCTCGCCGAGTTCGACGGGCGCACCCTGTACGAGCACGAGGACCCGGCCCGCGCCGAGCACCCCGACTGGGGGACCCTCGAATTCGACTACGGCCGCAAGGAGGTCCGCAACTTCCTGGTGGCGAACGCGACGTACTGGTGCGAGGAGTTCCACGTCGACGGGCTGCGCGTCGACGCGGTGGCCTCGATGCTGTACTTGGACTACTCGCGCGAGGACGGCGAGTGGAGCCCCAACGAGCACGGCGGCCGCGAGAACTTCGACGCGGTGGCCTTCCTCCAGGAGATGAACGCGACGGTCTACCGGCGCTGCCCGGGGGTGGTGACCATCGCCGAGGAGTCCACCGCCTGGGACGGGGTGACCCGGCCCACCGACCACGGCGGCCTGGGCTTCGGCCTGAAGTGGAACATGGGCTGGATGCACGACTCGCTCGGCTACGTGCAGCACGAGCCGGTGCACCGCAAGTACCACCACAGCGAGATGACGTTCTCGATGGTGTACGCCTACAGCGAGAACTACGTGCTGCCGATCTCCCACGACGAGGTGGTCCACGGCAAGCGGGCCCTGGTCTCGAAGATGCCCGGCGACTGGTGGCAGCAGCGCGCCACCCACCGCGCCTACCTGGGCTTCATGTGGGCCCACCCGGGCAAGCAACTCCTCTTCATGGGGCAGGAGTTCGCGCAGGGCGCCGAATGGTCGGAGGAGCACGGGCCCGACTGGTGGCTGCTGGATCCGTCGTACAGTGCCGAGCCCGACCACCGCGGCGTACGGGATCTGGTGCGCGATCTGAACCGCGCCTACGCGGCCCAGCCCGCCCTGTGGGAGCGCGACACGGACCCGGCGGGCTTCTCCTGGCTCGCGGGCGACGCGGCGGAGGACAACGTCTTCGCCTTCCTGCGCCACGACGCGTCCGGCGCGCCCCTCCTGTCGGTCTCCAACTTCTCGCCGGTGGTCCGGGCCGAGTACCGCCTCGGCGTGCCGGACACGGTGCCCGCCTGGCAGGAGGTGCTCAACACCGACGAGGCCCGCTACGGCGGAGGCGGCGTGGGCAACCCCGGCCCGGTGAAGCCCGACCCGACGCCGTCCCACGGCCGCCCGGTTTCCCTCAGCCTGACCCTGCCGCCGCTCGCCACGATCTGGTTCCGGCCGGTGTGAGCCCGAAGGGCCCCCGCGCCCCGGCCGGGGCGCGGGGGCCCACCCGGCTACGCCCGGACGAACCGCAGGGTCCGCAGCTCGAACGGGCGCAGGGCCACCTCGACCGCGCCATCGCTCAACTCGGCCTCGGACAGGGTCCGTTCGAGGAGGTCCGTCACCGTGACGCCCGCCGCGGCGAAGCCGGGCGTCACGGTCGCGCGGGCGCGGCCGCCGTGTGCCTCGTGGAAGCGGACCACCACGTCGCCGCTCCCGTCGTCCGCGAGCTTCACCGCCGTCACCACGACCGCGTCGTTGTCGACGGTGACCAGGGGCGCGACCGGGCCCGCCCCGGACAGCGTCCGCTCCGGGAGGTTCACGACGTACCCCTCGCGCACCGCGTCCCCGATGGACGCGCCCGGAACGAGACAGTGGCGGAAGGAGTGCGGGCCCTGGTCGGTCTCCGGGTCCGGGAAGCGGGGGGCGCGCAGCAGCGAGACCCGCAGAGTCGTCGTGGTACCGGAGTCCTCGGGCCGCACGGTACGCGTCACGTCGTGGCCGTACGTCGAGTCCGTCACCAGGGCCACGCCCCAGCCGGGCTCCTCCAGGTGCACGAAGCGGTGGTTGCACGCCTCGAACTTGGCGGACTCCCAGCTCGTGTTGGTGTGCGTGGCCCGGTAGAAGTGGCCGAACTGGGTCTCCGACGCATACCGCTCGGCGTGGACGTCCAGCGGGAAGGCCAGTTTCAGGAACTTCTCCGTCTCGTGCCAGTCCACCTCCGTGAAGATGTCCAGGCCAAAGGCCCCGGGGGCCAGGGTCAGGGTCTGCGTCACCTTCGACGAGCCGAACGACCGCACCACGCGCACCGACGCGCCGTCGCCCGCCGTCACCTCGTCCGCCTCGACGAGGTCGGTCACCGTGTTGCGGTAGAACGCGTCGACGTCCCACGCGTCCCACATGTTCGGGAAGTCGGGGTGGATCTGGAGGAGGTTGGCGAAACGGCCCGGGGCGATCGTCTCCCGGGTGGCCTCGATGTCGTACGCGGAGACGACCAGGCCGCGGCCGTCGATCTCCACCCGCAGGCGTCCGTTGGACAGCACGAAGCCGCCGTCCGGGCGGGCCGACAGGCCGGCGGCCTCGTCGGCCGCCGCGACCGCCGCGCCGCCGGCCGCCACCCCGTGCCGCGCGTGCGGGGCCGCATTGAACACCAGGGGCTCCGTGCCCGCCCCGGCCAGCGCGCGCTGAGCCTTGTCGATGAGGCCGGTCAGCTCGGCCGCGACCGCCGCGTACGTCTTCTCCGCCTCGCGGTGCACCCATGCGATGGATGAGCCGGGCAGGATGTCGTGGAACTGGTGCAGCAGGACCGTCTTCCAGATGCGGTCCAACTCCGCGTACGGATAGGCGAATTCGGGGTTCCGGACGGCCGCCGTCGCCGACCACAGCTCGGCCTCCCGCAGCAGGTGTTCGCTCCTGCGGTTGCCCTGCTTCGTCTTGGCCTGGCTGGTGAGCGTGGCCCGGTGCAGCTCCAGGTACAGCTCGCCCACCCACACCGGCGGGTTCGCGTACTCCGCCTCCGCCTTCGCGAAGAACGCGGCGGGCGTCTCCCAGACCACCTGCGCGCTGCCCTCCAGGTTCCGCAGGCGCGCCGCCTTCGCGATCATCTCCCGGGTGGTGCCGCCGCCCCCGTCGCCCCAGCCGGTCGGCGCGAGCGAGTGCCGGGCGACACCCTTGTCCTTGAAGTTCTTGGCCGCGTGCGCGATCTCGCTGCCCTTCATCGCGCAGTTGTAGGTGTCGACGGGCGGGAAGTGGGTGAAGATCCTCGTCCCGTCGATGCCCTCCCACTGGAAGGTGTGGTGCGGGAACTTGTTGGTCTGGGACCAGGAGATCTTCTGGGTGAGCAGCCACTTGGAGCCGGCCGCCTTGATGATCTGCGGGAGGCCCGCGGCGAAGCCGAAGGTGTCGGGCAGCCACGCCTCGTCGTTCTCCACGCCGAACTCGTCGAGGAAGAACCGCTTGCCGTGGACGAACTGGCGGGCCATCGCCTCCGAGCCCGGCATGTTGGTGTCGGCCTCCACCCACATGCCGCCGGCCGGCACGAACCGGCCGTCGGTCACCGCCTTGACGACCTTCGCCCACACCTCGGGCCGGTGTTCCTTGATCCACGCCCACTGCTGGGCCTGCGACATCGCGAAGACGAACTCGGGCTCGTCGTCCAGGAGCGCCGTCATGTTGGAGGTGGTGCGCGCCACCTTGCGTACGGTCTCGCGCAGCGGCCACAGCCACGCCGAGTCGATGTGGGCGTGGCCGACCGCGCTGATCCGGTGGGCCGACGGCTCGGCGGGCGAGGCGAGGACCCCGGCCAGCTCCGAACGGGCCGCGGCCGCCGTGGCGTTGACGTCCTGGAGATCGAGCGCGTCCAGGGCGCGGTCGACGGCCCGCAGGATGTCCCAGCGCCGCCCCGACTCGACGGGCAGCTCGTGCATGAGCTCGCCCAGCACCTCCAGGTCGATGACCAGACGCCACACCGTCTCGTCGAAGACCGCGAGGTCCATCCGGGTCAGCCTGTACAGCGGGTCGGTGTGCGCGGTCTCGATGTCGCCGAGCGCGGTCGGCACGAAGGGGTGGTAGTCGAGCAGGACGGGGTTGGAGGCGGCCTCGATGTGCAGGCACACCTCTTCGCCGCCGTCGACGGGGGCTCCGATGCGCACCCACTGGTTGCGCGGGTTGAGTCCCTTCACCGGGGTGCCGTCGGGCCGGTACACCAGACCCTCGCACTGGAAGCCCGGCATGTTCTCGTCGAATCCGAGGTCGAGGATGGCCTCGACGCAGCGGCCCGCCCATTCCTGGGGCACCCGTCCCTTCACCCGGAACCAGCTGGTCCCCCATGGTGCGCCCCACAGGTCGCCGACCGCGACCGGCGTCACCTCGGCCGCGAGCCCCTCCTCGACCGCCACAGTTGGGGAGGCCCCAGTCCCCGGCGCCACCCAGACGGCGACGTCCAGCGGCACCGACTCCGGGTACACGGCGGGACGGATGCGTTCGTCCAGAACGCGCTTGAGGCGGGCTTCGACCAATCCGCGGTCGTCATGCATGGGGGTGCTCCGTTTCGGAAGGGGTGGAACTACCGGGTCTTGGCTCTCTCGAAGGTCTTGGCTCTCTCGAAGCATGCCGACTCGGTGCCCGGTTCGGGTACTGGCGGGAGCGTCAGAGGACCTGGTCGGGGGTGACGACGGCGGTGATGCCGCGCGCGGCGAGATGCTCCCGGTCGCCGGCGCGGCTCGTGAGGACGGTGGTGGGGCGGGCCCCGTCGGCGGTGAGCCGGAAGAACGCCTCGAAGACCGGGCCGCCGGGGGCGCACAGGGAACGGAACGCGGGGGCGTCGGGGACCATGAGTGCGGTGGCCCGGGGGGCGGGGGCGTAGGCGCGGGTGCCTTCGCGGAACGCCGCGGCGGTCCGGGAGATCACGCCCGCGGTGTCCTTGGGCCGCCCGTCGTTGGTCAACAGGCCGAGCCCGTATTCGAGTTCGGGGAAGTCGGCGAGGTCGCGCGAGACGTCGTGCGAGCACCACCAGGTGATGCCCCACAGGCCGGGGCAGTCCAGGGCGTTCTCGACGGTCGCCTCGGTGAAGGCCGCGGCATGCGGCGGCGGGACCAGCGGCGCGGGTGCCCCGACCTCCTGGAGCCAGACCGGGCGGTGCGGGTCGGCCGCCCAGGCCTTGGACAGCTCGACCAGGTAGGCGGCGTGGTGCTCGGTCGGCACCGAGAGCCGTCCGTGGAGTTGCGCGGTGCCGTTGAAGACCCAGGAGTGGACGGCGGTGACCGCGCCGCGCCGGGCCGCCTGGGCCGGGGTGAACGGCATGTCGTCCTGGTACCAGCACGCGTCGTACTCCGCGTGCAGGTGGAGCCGTCCGGGCGCGCCCTCCTCGCAGGCCGCCAGCATCCGCTCCAGCCACGCGTCGACCTGCTCGGGAGTGGCCCGGTCGGGGTCGGGGTGGGGGCTCGCGGAGAACTGGTTGATCTCGTTGCCGAGGGTGAGGCCGATGAAGTTGGGCCGGTCGGCGAGGGCGGCGGCCAGGGTGCGCAGATAGGCGGCCTGTCCGTCGACGACGTCCGGGTCGGTGAACAGGTTGCGGCGGTGCCAGGTGCGGGTCCAGGCGGGCAGGAAGTCGAAGCTCGACAGGTGTCCCTGGAGCCCGTCCACGTTGACGTCGAGGCCGCGCTCGGCCGCGGCGTCCGCGAGGTCGAGGAGGTGCTCGACCGCGCGGGGCCTGATCAGGGTGCGGTTGGGCTGGAAGTAGGGCCAGAGCGGGAAGACCCGTATGTGGTCGAGGCCGAGCGCGGCGATCGCGTCGAGGTCGGTCCGCACCGCGTCCGGGTCGTAGTCGAGCCAGTGGTGGAACCAGCCTTGGCTGGGCGTGTAGTTGACGCCGAAGCGCGGGGCTGCCATGGGGTGAGCTCCAAGGTAGTTCTGGCAGGGCAGATCTGGTGGGCGGTGCCGGCGGGCGGTTCCGGCCGGGGGCGCGGGGAGGCTGCTATCCCTTCACCGCGCCCTCGCCGACGCCGCGGAAGAAGAACCGCTGGAGGCAGGCGAACAGCACGATCAGCGGGGCCACGGCGATGATGGTGCCCGCCGCGACGACGCGCTGGTTGTCGGAGAACGTGCCGTGCAGGAAGTTCAGGCCGACGGTGAGCGTGAAGTGTTCGGAGTCGGAGAGCACGATCAGCGGCCACAGGAAGTCGTCCCACGCGCCCATGAAGGAGAAGATCGCGACGACCGCGAGGGTGCCCTTCACCGCGGGCAGCGCGATACGGGTGAAGCGCTGCCAGACGTTGGCGCCGTCGATGACGGCGGCCTCTTCGATCTCGTACGGGAGGTTGTCGAAGGCGTTGCGCATCAGGAGGACGTTCATCGCGCCGATGCAGCCGGGCAGCACCACCGCCACCAGGGTGTTGTTCAGCTCCAGGGAGCGCATCGTCGCGAACTGGGCCAGCATGGTCGCTTCCGTCGGCACCAGGAGGGCGAGGACGAAGACGACGCCGGCGGCGCCCCGGCCCTTGAAGCGGAGCCGGGAGAGCGCGTATCCGGCCATGGCGGCGCCGACGACGTTGGTCGCGACGTTGCTGACGGCCACCTTCAGGGAGTTCAGGACGAAGTCCCAGACGGGGATGATGTCGGCGACGTCGCGGTAGTTCCCGAACGTGGGGTGCGCGGGCAGCAGCCGGGGCGGCGAGGTGTAGATGTCCTCGGTGGTGCCCTTGAGCGAGGTGGACAGCTGCCACAGGAACGGGCCGATCATGATGAGCAGCACGATCACGAGGGCCGCGTAGCGCAGGGCCTTGCGCCAGCGGGGGGCGCGACGGGGTGCGGCGGGATGCCGCGTGGGGGCGGGGTGCTGGGCCACGGCCGTCATCAGTCCTTGTCCTTCCGGTCGGCCCGCAGCACGAGCAGCATCAGGACCAGGGTCAGCAGGAACAGCACGATCGACATGGCGGAGGCGTAGCCGGTGCGGCCCTGGAGCCCGGTGCCGGCCCGCTGGATGAGCATGACGAGGGTGGTGTCGGCACCGCCGGGGCCACCGGTCGGTCCCGCGATCATGAAGACCTCGCTGAAGACCTTGAAGGCGGAGACCGCGGAGAGCGCGCCGACCAGGACCATCGTGGAGCGCACGGAGGGCATGGTGACGGAGACGAAGCGGCGGATCGGTCCGGCGCCGTCGACCTCGGCCGCCTCGTGGAGTTCACGGGGTACGTTCGCGAGTGCGGCCAAGTAAATGATCATGTAGTAGCCGAGGCCCTTCCACACGGTCAGGGCCATCGAACTGAGCAGCAGGAGCCACTGGTTGGACAGGAACGGCACCGGGTCGACGCCCAGCATGTGGAGCACACCGTTGACGAAGCCCCGGTCGTCCAGCATCCACACCCACATCAGGGCGACGACGACCACCGACGCCACGACCGGCGTGTAGTACGCGGACCGGAAGAAGGCGATGCCGGGGATGTGCCGCTGGACCAGGAGCGCGAGGAGCAGCGGCAGCAGGACCAGACACGGCACGACGAGGACCACGTACAGCGCGCTGTTGCGCAGGGCGACCCAGAACTGGTCGTCGTGGACGAGCGCCGTGAAGTTGTCGAAGCCGACGAAGCTG
Encoded here:
- the glgB gene encoding 1,4-alpha-glucan branching enzyme → MTPRPARNSSQPAAGAAAPAATAAKPAKTPPAPRRAASRGVRPAPALSAADRGRLLAGGHHDPHALLGAHPVRGGVAIRTLRPYARAVTVLGKGLRAELHDDGDGLFSGVLPLREVPDYTLLVTYDDNEIEVHDPYRFLPSLGDLDLHLIGEGRHEELWTALGARPMVHQGVTGTRFTVWAPNAQGVRVNGDFTYWDGTAHPMRSLGSTGVWELFLPGVGDGALYKFDIMRPDGSHTLRADPMARRTEVPPANASIVTESHHVWRDEEWMARRTERPVHEAPFSVYEVHLASWRPRLTYRQLADQLPAYVKDLGFTHVEFLPVSEHPFGGSWGYQVTGFYAPTSRMGTPDDFRFLVDALHEAGIGVIVDWVPAHFPKDDWALAEFDGRTLYEHEDPARAEHPDWGTLEFDYGRKEVRNFLVANATYWCEEFHVDGLRVDAVASMLYLDYSREDGEWSPNEHGGRENFDAVAFLQEMNATVYRRCPGVVTIAEESTAWDGVTRPTDHGGLGFGLKWNMGWMHDSLGYVQHEPVHRKYHHSEMTFSMVYAYSENYVLPISHDEVVHGKRALVSKMPGDWWQQRATHRAYLGFMWAHPGKQLLFMGQEFAQGAEWSEEHGPDWWLLDPSYSAEPDHRGVRDLVRDLNRAYAAQPALWERDTDPAGFSWLAGDAAEDNVFAFLRHDASGAPLLSVSNFSPVVRAEYRLGVPDTVPAWQEVLNTDEARYGGGGVGNPGPVKPDPTPSHGRPVSLSLTLPPLATIWFRPV
- a CDS encoding carbohydrate ABC transporter permease produces the protein MTAVAQHPAPTRHPAAPRRAPRWRKALRYAALVIVLLIMIGPFLWQLSTSLKGTTEDIYTSPPRLLPAHPTFGNYRDVADIIPVWDFVLNSLKVAVSNVATNVVGAAMAGYALSRLRFKGRGAAGVVFVLALLVPTEATMLAQFATMRSLELNNTLVAVVLPGCIGAMNVLLMRNAFDNLPYEIEEAAVIDGANVWQRFTRIALPAVKGTLAVVAIFSFMGAWDDFLWPLIVLSDSEHFTLTVGLNFLHGTFSDNQRVVAAGTIIAVAPLIVLFACLQRFFFRGVGEGAVKG
- a CDS encoding alpha-mannosidase is translated as MHDDRGLVEARLKRVLDERIRPAVYPESVPLDVAVWVAPGTGASPTVAVEEGLAAEVTPVAVGDLWGAPWGTSWFRVKGRVPQEWAGRCVEAILDLGFDENMPGFQCEGLVYRPDGTPVKGLNPRNQWVRIGAPVDGGEEVCLHIEAASNPVLLDYHPFVPTALGDIETAHTDPLYRLTRMDLAVFDETVWRLVIDLEVLGELMHELPVESGRRWDILRAVDRALDALDLQDVNATAAAARSELAGVLASPAEPSAHRISAVGHAHIDSAWLWPLRETVRKVARTTSNMTALLDDEPEFVFAMSQAQQWAWIKEHRPEVWAKVVKAVTDGRFVPAGGMWVEADTNMPGSEAMARQFVHGKRFFLDEFGVENDEAWLPDTFGFAAGLPQIIKAAGSKWLLTQKISWSQTNKFPHHTFQWEGIDGTRIFTHFPPVDTYNCAMKGSEIAHAAKNFKDKGVARHSLAPTGWGDGGGGTTREMIAKAARLRNLEGSAQVVWETPAAFFAKAEAEYANPPVWVGELYLELHRATLTSQAKTKQGNRRSEHLLREAELWSATAAVRNPEFAYPYAELDRIWKTVLLHQFHDILPGSSIAWVHREAEKTYAAVAAELTGLIDKAQRALAGAGTEPLVFNAAPHARHGVAAGGAAVAAADEAAGLSARPDGGFVLSNGRLRVEIDGRGLVVSAYDIEATRETIAPGRFANLLQIHPDFPNMWDAWDVDAFYRNTVTDLVEADEVTAGDGASVRVVRSFGSSKVTQTLTLAPGAFGLDIFTEVDWHETEKFLKLAFPLDVHAERYASETQFGHFYRATHTNTSWESAKFEACNHRFVHLEEPGWGVALVTDSTYGHDVTRTVRPEDSGTTTTLRVSLLRAPRFPDPETDQGPHSFRHCLVPGASIGDAVREGYVVNLPERTLSGAGPVAPLVTVDNDAVVVTAVKLADDGSGDVVVRFHEAHGGRARATVTPGFAAAGVTVTDLLERTLSEAELSDGAVEVALRPFELRTLRFVRA
- a CDS encoding carbohydrate ABC transporter permease, with the translated sequence MSASTPAVTKGAAGRPRTAAPGRRAGRVAGRPAGRTHRALTPWLFLAPGLLITLVFNLYPFLATVWKSFTDARTLTPGSFVGFDNFTALVHDDQFWVALRNSALYVVLVVPCLVLLPLLLALLVQRHIPGIAFFRSAYYTPVVASVVVVALMWVWMLDDRGFVNGVLHMLGVDPVPFLSNQWLLLLSSMALTVWKGLGYYMIIYLAALANVPRELHEAAEVDGAGPIRRFVSVTMPSVRSTMVLVGALSAVSAFKVFSEVFMIAGPTGGPGGADTTLVMLIQRAGTGLQGRTGYASAMSIVLFLLTLVLMLLVLRADRKDKD
- a CDS encoding glycoside hydrolase 5 family protein; amino-acid sequence: MAAPRFGVNYTPSQGWFHHWLDYDPDAVRTDLDAIAALGLDHIRVFPLWPYFQPNRTLIRPRAVEHLLDLADAAAERGLDVNVDGLQGHLSSFDFLPAWTRTWHRRNLFTDPDVVDGQAAYLRTLAAALADRPNFIGLTLGNEINQFSASPHPDPDRATPEQVDAWLERMLAACEEGAPGRLHLHAEYDACWYQDDMPFTPAQAARRGAVTAVHSWVFNGTAQLHGRLSVPTEHHAAYLVELSKAWAADPHRPVWLQEVGAPAPLVPPPHAAAFTEATVENALDCPGLWGITWWCSHDVSRDLADFPELEYGLGLLTNDGRPKDTAGVISRTAAAFREGTRAYAPAPRATALMVPDAPAFRSLCAPGGPVFEAFFRLTADGARPTTVLTSRAGDREHLAARGITAVVTPDQVL